The Paenibacillus sp. MBLB1832 genome has a window encoding:
- a CDS encoding response regulator transcription factor, whose translation MKIMIADDHPIFRSGVRNLLQTTEDLRVVGEAASGDEVLGLVEQCQPDLILMDIRMPGLNGIEATRLVKEKYPHIHVLILTMFRDDQSVFTAMRVGAKGYLLKDADEIELLQSVRIAGNGGAVFSSDIAARMMHFFSEPRTVNLSEHPALSELSKRELEILERIAEGYTNAQIGARLNISAKTVANYVSMILNKLQVVDRNEASRILQEFREGG comes from the coding sequence ATGAAAATAATGATTGCCGATGACCATCCGATATTTCGAAGTGGTGTCCGAAATTTGCTTCAGACGACGGAAGACTTGAGAGTTGTTGGCGAAGCGGCATCTGGCGATGAAGTGCTGGGGCTTGTGGAACAGTGTCAGCCTGATTTGATTCTAATGGACATACGCATGCCTGGATTGAATGGAATTGAAGCGACGCGACTGGTCAAAGAAAAATACCCACACATTCATGTGCTCATTCTCACCATGTTTCGTGACGACCAATCGGTCTTTACCGCGATGCGCGTTGGCGCCAAAGGCTATCTGCTCAAAGACGCCGACGAAATTGAACTGCTGCAGTCGGTCCGCATAGCTGGCAATGGTGGAGCTGTATTCAGCTCCGATATCGCGGCACGCATGATGCACTTCTTTTCGGAACCAAGAACGGTGAATCTCTCCGAGCATCCAGCACTTTCCGAGCTGTCCAAACGTGAATTGGAGATTTTGGAGCGGATTGCTGAAGGCTATACCAATGCGCAAATCGGCGCACGACTAAATATCAGCGCCAAAACCGTTGCCAACTACGTCTCTATGATTTTGAATAAACTGCAGGTCGTGGACCGCAATGAAGCGAGCAGAATCCTGCAAGAGTTTCGCGAGGGGGGATAG
- a CDS encoding SRPBCC family protein → MKRLTFHNSITILASAAEVYAYLINPMHLPDLHPLIIGVNPLPSERPGSKRVEIQDKIMLFGRLPFYKKYEASFTPVEENRKLILETFTSPGIHITNTIVLEELGNETLVEERVSIEVSALLAKFVMKQIEFSHVEMLHALKKKLELA, encoded by the coding sequence ATGAAAAGGCTCACATTCCACAACAGCATAACCATTCTGGCGTCTGCCGCAGAAGTGTACGCCTACCTGATCAATCCGATGCATCTGCCCGACCTGCACCCGCTCATTATTGGCGTCAATCCGCTCCCAAGTGAACGTCCTGGGAGTAAACGAGTCGAGATTCAAGACAAGATTATGTTATTTGGACGGCTCCCCTTTTATAAAAAGTACGAAGCTTCGTTCACTCCTGTTGAAGAGAATCGGAAGTTGATCCTGGAGACGTTTACTTCACCTGGCATTCACATTACCAATACGATAGTCCTCGAGGAATTAGGCAATGAGACCTTGGTAGAAGAGCGAGTGAGTATTGAAGTTTCGGCGCTCCTTGCGAAATTCGTGATGAAACAAATCGAATTTTCACACGTTGAAATGCTGCATGCGCTTAAGAAAAAACTGGAATTAGCGTAA
- a CDS encoding MORN repeat-containing protein, translating into MNALELQPVKAIEKFLKPVVAPFIGQVMKAIATAGKLPKLAITKLQQLLRTFLQTRESSLKNYVLIGSYYISKRLLVFILLLILVLVFFIFIRPPKIVNKWFNRVPVLQENSTKLTTFSGSGKVVADPKAKKDARYVGDLVDGLYAGKGKLYYDNGILAYEGDFEKGQKSGNGSLYDEQGNLLYKGAFTADAYNGAGTLYNEKKKIVYIGEFQNGLFGGAGKLFAPNGDLLYEGAFNGGMYNGAGKLFFSGGITQYEGEFSASLYNGAGKLYDAKGLLLYEGGFKNGSFSGEGTAFYASGMMKYKGQFLVGLYNGEGTSFDEQGVPRLKGSFQNGALTGAGEAYDELGKLVYKGDFKAGVYEGLGTMFDADGAPLLRSFWAGGQVSLQGFIGLSSKKVEDLLGKPAEVTLQDDSVMLAGQEAAVDASGRAAPAADAGAAGGAGTAAGGAAAGAGAAAPVGVKLLLSYPAYQLSLLVEPSKTNPKEAVVTSLSIWGSKPLALLQPGIETFKKRSEPNEAGYSVLELEVGAGAGAYTNSYYKGDFLFTFTHFNNVKEAHLLQVSSTK; encoded by the coding sequence GTGAATGCATTGGAGCTCCAGCCGGTTAAAGCCATTGAGAAATTTTTGAAGCCTGTCGTGGCTCCTTTTATAGGACAAGTCATGAAGGCCATCGCTACTGCGGGCAAATTGCCAAAGTTAGCGATTACCAAACTGCAGCAGCTTCTGCGCACCTTCCTCCAAACACGCGAGTCTTCCCTGAAGAATTACGTGTTGATCGGCTCCTACTACATCTCCAAGAGGCTGCTTGTTTTCATCCTTTTACTCATCTTAGTGCTCGTCTTCTTCATCTTCATCCGTCCACCCAAGATCGTCAACAAATGGTTCAACCGTGTGCCTGTCCTGCAGGAAAATTCTACGAAACTGACTACCTTTTCTGGCAGCGGCAAAGTCGTCGCCGATCCCAAGGCCAAGAAAGATGCTCGCTATGTCGGCGATCTGGTTGATGGCTTGTACGCGGGCAAAGGTAAGCTTTACTACGATAACGGAATTCTTGCGTATGAGGGCGACTTTGAAAAAGGCCAGAAGTCAGGCAACGGCTCTCTCTATGACGAGCAAGGGAATCTCTTGTATAAAGGAGCCTTCACTGCGGATGCGTATAATGGCGCAGGGACGCTCTACAATGAGAAAAAGAAAATCGTTTACATCGGCGAGTTTCAAAATGGGCTCTTCGGCGGCGCAGGCAAATTGTTTGCACCGAACGGCGATTTGCTTTATGAAGGAGCTTTCAATGGCGGCATGTATAACGGGGCTGGGAAGCTTTTCTTCTCCGGCGGCATCACACAATATGAGGGCGAGTTCTCCGCTAGTCTATATAACGGCGCTGGGAAGCTGTATGATGCCAAAGGGCTGCTGCTGTACGAAGGCGGCTTCAAGAATGGCAGCTTTTCGGGCGAGGGCACCGCGTTTTATGCAAGCGGCATGATGAAATACAAAGGGCAGTTCCTTGTCGGCTTGTATAACGGCGAGGGTACCTCCTTTGATGAGCAAGGCGTGCCGCGCCTCAAGGGCTCGTTCCAGAACGGCGCCCTGACTGGCGCCGGCGAAGCGTATGACGAGTTGGGCAAACTCGTCTACAAAGGCGATTTTAAGGCCGGCGTTTATGAAGGCCTTGGCACGATGTTTGACGCAGACGGCGCGCCGCTGCTGCGGAGTTTCTGGGCAGGCGGGCAGGTCAGCCTGCAGGGGTTTATCGGTTTGTCCAGCAAGAAAGTCGAAGACTTGCTGGGCAAACCGGCGGAAGTGACGCTGCAGGATGACAGCGTCATGCTCGCGGGCCAGGAGGCGGCGGTGGACGCCTCCGGCAGAGCCGCTCCAGCCGCTGACGCTGGCGCTGCTGGCGGTGCGGGAACGGCTGCTGGCGGAGCAGCCGCAGGTGCTGGTGCAGCAGCGCCGGTCGGCGTGAAGCTGCTGCTGAGCTACCCAGCCTACCAGCTGTCGCTGCTGGTGGAGCCGTCGAAGACCAACCCGAAGGAAGCGGTGGTCACGTCCCTTAGCATTTGGGGCTCGAAGCCTTTGGCGCTGCTGCAGCCAGGCATCGAGACGTTCAAAAAGCGCAGCGAGCCGAACGAGGCTGGCTACAGCGTCTTGGAACTGGAAGTAGGCGCCGGTGCTGGCGCCTACACGAACAGCTACTATAAGGGTGATTTCCTCTTCACCTTCACCCATTTCAATAACGTGAAAGAAGCTCACCTATTGCAGGTGAGCTCGACGAAATAG
- a CDS encoding GAF domain-containing sensor histidine kinase, translated as MNVEVNKASSLDAVNERLVPWSMRIAQLVVLSFCLLTAVLYISAIPAYYKVLVESCITQGCSNLFPAMPLPANGLSLEQFALIFVLIDVSFTFFFYITSAIVLWKGFREPMGLVAAVAMVSFGSSFPSLVMAASEGTVFTHQWFMIVSTLSWVSMSLFLLLFPNGKFVPKWTRYVFALTVIVNVMSLVYSGQMWEAFHIPEIFKFLWYVSSTLILIYSQVYRFRNVASAAERQQTKWVVYGATIGIAGFVGMSALFVSSMNDGTVLTFVYLNALINASLTAIPITLMFAVLRQRLWNIDPLVNRTLVYGSLSVCIVLIYTVIVFYLSRVFQTRDHYVVSLLATAVVAVVFAPLKEWLQRQINRLMKGRHDDPYAVLLELGNQLIQPQAPDAMLNAVVRTVKEALRLPYTAIYAGVGGQQTLVASAGSQLHEQHVMPIIHRGVELGTLHIASRSAGEVFTADDNKFLDVLLRQAGPIVENWHMTQGMKLLAQDLQESREKLVLAREEERLQIRKNLHDDLAPKLAALALNAATAQIYVEKQPDVAIEMLADLRKVIRSTVDEIRTLVHDLRPPTLDELGLLGAIQERIALLSKPAAMLAGEKGAEALDIRMHAPQPLPSLPAAVEVAVYRIVTESLVNVVKHAKATTCTVRLEMNEARQLQVEIRDNGAQFAPLSINQAAGSKSGIGLVSMRERAAELGGHCHIDRPAGGGTRVLAVIPLP; from the coding sequence ATGAATGTGGAAGTTAACAAAGCAAGCAGTTTGGATGCTGTAAACGAGCGGCTCGTGCCTTGGTCCATGCGGATTGCACAGCTTGTTGTGCTCAGCTTCTGCTTATTAACAGCTGTGCTATACATAAGCGCAATCCCAGCGTATTACAAGGTACTTGTGGAATCATGCATCACGCAGGGCTGCAGTAATCTCTTTCCTGCGATGCCACTGCCAGCTAATGGGCTAAGCTTGGAGCAGTTTGCGTTGATTTTCGTCCTTATCGATGTTTCGTTTACCTTCTTTTTTTATATCACTTCAGCGATTGTGCTTTGGAAAGGATTCCGAGAACCAATGGGATTGGTGGCTGCCGTTGCGATGGTATCTTTCGGCTCATCGTTTCCGTCTTTAGTCATGGCGGCATCCGAAGGAACGGTATTTACCCATCAGTGGTTCATGATTGTTTCCACGTTAAGTTGGGTCTCCATGTCCTTGTTTCTTTTGCTATTCCCAAATGGCAAGTTTGTGCCAAAATGGACGCGCTACGTATTTGCGCTCACTGTTATCGTGAACGTGATGTCACTCGTGTATAGCGGGCAGATGTGGGAGGCGTTTCACATTCCGGAGATATTCAAGTTCCTTTGGTATGTCTCATCTACCCTAATTCTAATTTATTCACAAGTGTACCGATTCCGAAATGTGGCTTCTGCTGCTGAACGGCAGCAAACGAAATGGGTCGTATATGGAGCAACCATCGGCATCGCGGGGTTCGTTGGGATGAGTGCGCTTTTTGTTTCTAGCATGAATGATGGGACCGTACTGACGTTTGTCTATCTAAATGCATTAATTAATGCCTCTCTAACAGCCATTCCCATTACATTGATGTTTGCCGTACTGCGGCAAAGACTGTGGAATATTGATCCGTTAGTGAATCGCACGCTGGTCTATGGTTCGTTGTCGGTTTGCATTGTTCTCATCTACACCGTCATCGTTTTCTATTTAAGCCGGGTGTTTCAAACGCGGGATCATTATGTCGTTTCTTTATTGGCGACAGCCGTTGTTGCGGTAGTGTTTGCACCTCTCAAAGAGTGGCTTCAGCGGCAAATCAACCGGCTCATGAAAGGCCGCCACGATGATCCTTACGCCGTTTTGCTGGAATTAGGGAACCAATTGATTCAACCGCAAGCGCCTGATGCGATGTTGAACGCCGTTGTAAGAACGGTGAAGGAGGCGCTGCGGCTTCCGTATACGGCGATATACGCTGGCGTTGGCGGTCAGCAAACTTTGGTGGCTTCTGCTGGCAGCCAACTTCACGAGCAGCATGTTATGCCGATCATTCATCGCGGGGTAGAGCTGGGAACGTTGCACATTGCCAGTCGATCGGCGGGGGAAGTTTTTACGGCGGATGATAATAAATTTCTGGATGTGCTCCTTCGGCAAGCTGGACCGATTGTGGAGAATTGGCATATGACACAAGGGATGAAGCTGCTGGCACAGGATTTGCAGGAGTCGAGGGAGAAGCTGGTATTAGCGCGGGAAGAAGAGCGGCTGCAAATTCGTAAAAATTTGCACGATGATTTGGCGCCGAAATTGGCGGCGCTTGCGCTGAATGCGGCGACGGCCCAGATTTACGTCGAGAAACAGCCGGATGTCGCGATTGAAATGCTGGCTGATCTGCGAAAAGTCATCCGTTCAACGGTAGATGAAATTCGCACGCTGGTTCATGATCTGCGCCCCCCTACGCTGGATGAACTTGGATTGCTTGGTGCCATACAGGAACGGATTGCCCTCCTATCCAAACCAGCGGCCATGCTTGCCGGGGAAAAAGGTGCTGAAGCGCTGGACATTCGGATGCACGCGCCTCAGCCGCTGCCTTCGCTGCCAGCCGCCGTTGAAGTAGCTGTGTATCGGATTGTCACGGAATCTTTAGTTAATGTCGTGAAACACGCGAAAGCGACTACTTGCACAGTAAGGCTGGAAATGAACGAAGCCCGCCAGCTTCAAGTAGAAATTAGAGACAATGGAGCACAGTTTGCCCCATTGTCAATCAATCAAGCTGCCGGGAGTAAAAGTGGGATTGGGCTGGTTTCGATGCGGGAAAGAGCTGCCGAATTGGGAGGTCACTGTCACATTGACCGGCCTGCTGGCGGAGGAACCCGGGTTTTGGCGGTAATCCCCTTGCCTTGA
- a CDS encoding Na+/H+ antiporter NhaC family protein gives MSFSPFHLSLTILTTVLGLSAAYLLRVPLAIGFAGGLGVLVVITLRQGVPVRILVQSMVTGMLHTKEVMYILLLVGLLIPAWTASGTIPFLIDTGLKLLNPAYFVSFSFVFAAGISMILGTSTGTLSAVGIPLVGMGALLHIPLPLVAGALVSGAFVGDRTSPFSSANQLVAASTGMTVPSQFRFLLPTTLLAFATALTFFVVADVNGNWKNAASLGHASNDSLLPVEYASQFHYSLWLWLPVAVLFGTILLRFKTRYGFLLSIGISIVLGTLIQGVDAHQWLHGLWYGYASEQLPSLHSKGVSSMIGLIILIALAGAYNGILEETSAMQPYMSRLFGNTSSQRSATVRTSLFGLALALLACTQTLPIMMTGRNLLPLWEQKFPRGHLSRVVADAPLIFSAMVPWNLLAILCGTILGVPVERYAVFAVFLWTLPLYTWIVSYVVDINAAETI, from the coding sequence ATGAGCTTTTCTCCCTTTCATCTGAGCCTCACGATACTTACAACCGTTCTAGGCCTGAGCGCAGCGTATCTGCTACGTGTTCCGCTGGCGATCGGATTTGCAGGGGGGCTAGGCGTATTAGTTGTCATTACATTGCGGCAAGGCGTGCCTGTAAGGATACTTGTTCAAAGCATGGTAACGGGGATGCTGCATACCAAGGAAGTCATGTATATTTTGCTGCTCGTTGGACTGTTAATCCCTGCTTGGACGGCAAGCGGGACGATACCGTTTCTAATTGACACAGGCCTCAAGTTGCTAAATCCTGCGTATTTTGTGAGCTTTTCATTTGTATTCGCAGCGGGCATATCTATGATTTTGGGCACGTCTACAGGTACGCTCAGCGCAGTAGGAATTCCGCTTGTTGGGATGGGCGCACTGCTGCATATTCCACTCCCGCTCGTTGCTGGCGCACTGGTGTCGGGCGCTTTTGTTGGAGACCGAACATCGCCATTTTCCAGTGCAAATCAGCTTGTCGCTGCATCCACGGGGATGACGGTCCCAAGTCAATTTCGCTTTTTGCTGCCGACGACGCTCCTAGCTTTCGCCACCGCACTCACCTTCTTCGTTGTAGCGGATGTGAATGGAAATTGGAAGAACGCTGCATCGCTTGGCCATGCGTCGAACGACTCGCTGCTCCCGGTGGAGTATGCGTCTCAGTTTCATTACAGCCTGTGGCTTTGGTTGCCAGTTGCCGTGCTCTTCGGAACGATCCTGCTGCGATTCAAAACCCGCTATGGGTTTCTTCTGTCCATTGGGATCAGTATCGTGTTGGGCACGCTTATACAAGGTGTTGATGCACACCAATGGCTGCATGGGTTGTGGTATGGATATGCTTCGGAGCAGCTGCCGTCCTTGCACAGCAAGGGGGTGTCCAGCATGATTGGGTTAATTATTTTGATCGCACTTGCGGGGGCTTATAACGGCATATTGGAAGAAACTAGTGCAATGCAACCTTATATGAGTAGACTGTTTGGCAACACAAGCTCTCAAAGATCAGCTACCGTTCGTACCAGTTTATTCGGATTGGCTCTGGCACTTCTGGCTTGTACGCAGACACTGCCGATCATGATGACGGGACGCAATTTGCTGCCGCTCTGGGAGCAAAAGTTCCCGAGAGGTCATCTTTCGCGTGTCGTGGCGGATGCTCCGCTCATTTTCTCAGCGATGGTGCCTTGGAACTTGTTAGCAATTCTGTGTGGGACGATTCTAGGTGTCCCTGTTGAGCGTTATGCTGTCTTTGCGGTATTCCTATGGACGCTTCCGCTATATACATGGATCGTTTCCTATGTCGTGGATATAAACGCGGCAGAAACGATATAA
- a CDS encoding DUF4280 domain-containing protein — MGNLVCGGAMLQCTFGAAPGSLMVLPANMVMTAMPIANIMDNKPMVNILPFGMCNSMANPMVAAATAAAFGVLTPMPCIPVTAAPWAPGSPTVLVANMPALNNSSKCMCNWGGVISVQQPGQMTIQVP; from the coding sequence ATGGGAAATCTCGTATGCGGCGGCGCAATGCTGCAGTGCACCTTCGGTGCTGCGCCTGGCTCGTTGATGGTGCTTCCTGCGAATATGGTCATGACCGCCATGCCGATCGCGAATATTATGGACAATAAGCCAATGGTGAATATTTTACCGTTCGGGATGTGCAATTCGATGGCCAATCCGATGGTAGCTGCGGCTACGGCTGCGGCGTTTGGCGTGTTGACACCGATGCCCTGTATCCCTGTTACGGCTGCCCCTTGGGCACCAGGTTCTCCTACTGTACTTGTTGCGAATATGCCCGCATTAAATAATAGCTCCAAATGCATGTGCAATTGGGGCGGCGTTATCTCCGTTCAGCAGCCTGGTCAAATGACGATTCAGGTGCCGTAA
- a CDS encoding copper amine oxidase N-terminal domain-containing protein, translated as MTLGYSAEAATVKALTMKEAVSLGLKKSTQLRDARTNLLKKRIELGQAQHTVNNEEAKASGPFAKPHNISQDINTRLKVPDARSQLYLAQETLRQMATSERYVIEKAYLTAYQDAVAEERSRQKNEEAKTALDTVKKKRKYGLADSAEQEKADKALEKTASLYKQAQLTAKSSRLALGKLLSLDMENKVQLSFQPDYANLNQRMLPTYLAMGQKTTISLLRDTETRRLADEKLNTTRNLLSSKFGPARMKVMDGLYKDADIDMELFQSSYEETLQHVKEDWQGVFMLFGFIPIPKSLLQGEFDGLRYLDDLTNVLPLATMEQNKAALQEKESRTTVIADVRQSFLEAKGAEEGYAQALRDKDNAVANLAKANQKLKLSLMKADELQAYKDAVDQADAGITAAQIGYKLAIGKLDQATGGAVNRTLRSGILPYRDLDDGLSPVKPQKPKAPLGTWKLKPAVGQLLSDFSVRVSKKLGATDYAVYTKDGKRIGKRTKINKSIRNLSLKFSQIDQLKVVLYKRGKVIGVLPLDGKGSTGQLVDPSASSSNASGAAGGATGDAGGAGSVGDPGGSGAGNAESATSKEGSADGSVDGGSQDSSSTEDGSSTEEGSSDGALNVADLEAEAESTSDKEEGMGTVLIGSYQINLDALTPEAFNAASATIAESGQGMLFKSDAPDASWIGLDNAMDPSALTDPASSAKLSKEQAAALKVTVAIMEPGKIASTETPAQLQKKIDTLKTDITKLEADKEAAVAAMKLNDIADLAVQIKDAQAQLGMLEALLKGDSQAALKQMALVNNPDALIAALAEEASPAEPGDGTGEGGDGNPAATNMASEDQLAEQAELQQAKLEQALAAGEPEAAAAALQQLLATQAQLADAQTGASEGQASLNAAKQKLQAALSAAQAQKDTERVATLTRSLEAVAAAKLAMAKDALFAKLEAAQLLLAELPPDSVVGAQLEQQVTNLLSELQQQEKAKYAPEELQALASIAESLANVTSIPGPSTNSSGSNAASESSTASSGTEVPVTIQPLSAENVLSSTMSIKFDAPPVIINGGAYLPIRSVSESFGAAVDWDQESLTVTVSTEYTTITSTINQTTAYVDGLPTPIDGPSLLLEGRTYVPLRFISESLGFGVEWNAALQMIQIDK; from the coding sequence ATGACGCTGGGATATTCGGCGGAAGCCGCGACAGTCAAGGCTTTGACGATGAAAGAAGCCGTGAGTCTGGGCTTAAAGAAAAGTACACAACTGAGAGATGCTAGAACGAATCTGCTGAAGAAACGCATCGAGCTCGGACAAGCGCAGCATACCGTCAATAATGAGGAAGCGAAGGCGTCGGGTCCTTTTGCCAAGCCCCACAATATTAGTCAGGATATTAACACCCGCCTGAAGGTGCCGGATGCGCGTTCGCAGCTGTATCTCGCCCAAGAAACGTTAAGACAGATGGCGACTTCCGAGCGATACGTGATTGAGAAAGCTTATTTAACGGCGTATCAAGACGCGGTAGCGGAGGAGCGGTCTCGCCAGAAGAATGAGGAAGCCAAGACGGCCCTCGATACGGTGAAAAAGAAACGGAAATACGGTCTCGCGGATAGCGCGGAACAAGAAAAGGCAGACAAGGCGCTCGAGAAAACGGCCTCCTTGTATAAACAAGCGCAATTAACGGCGAAATCCAGCCGATTAGCGTTGGGTAAGCTTTTATCCTTAGATATGGAAAATAAAGTCCAGCTTTCCTTCCAGCCTGATTATGCGAATCTCAATCAACGCATGCTTCCTACCTATCTAGCAATGGGGCAGAAGACGACGATTTCACTATTAAGAGATACGGAAACCCGCCGTCTGGCGGATGAAAAATTGAATACTACCCGCAATTTGCTAAGCAGCAAATTCGGTCCAGCCCGCATGAAAGTGATGGATGGGCTATATAAAGATGCGGATATTGATATGGAGCTTTTTCAATCCAGCTATGAAGAAACGTTGCAGCACGTGAAAGAGGATTGGCAGGGAGTGTTCATGCTCTTCGGGTTTATTCCGATTCCGAAATCCTTGCTGCAAGGTGAGTTTGATGGTTTGCGCTACTTGGATGATCTGACGAACGTGCTGCCGCTGGCGACAATGGAGCAGAACAAGGCTGCGCTGCAGGAAAAAGAAAGCCGTACTACCGTGATTGCGGATGTGCGACAGTCCTTTTTGGAAGCAAAGGGCGCGGAAGAAGGGTATGCACAGGCGCTGCGGGATAAGGATAATGCCGTTGCAAATCTCGCCAAGGCGAATCAGAAGCTGAAGCTGAGCTTGATGAAAGCGGATGAGCTCCAAGCCTATAAGGATGCGGTGGATCAAGCGGATGCGGGGATCACAGCGGCACAGATTGGCTACAAGCTAGCCATTGGCAAGCTTGATCAAGCCACGGGGGGAGCGGTGAATCGGACGCTGCGTTCCGGGATTTTGCCTTACCGTGATCTGGATGACGGGTTGTCGCCCGTTAAGCCGCAGAAGCCGAAAGCGCCGCTGGGCACTTGGAAGTTAAAGCCCGCGGTTGGTCAATTGCTGTCTGACTTTAGCGTGCGGGTGAGCAAGAAGCTAGGGGCAACCGATTACGCGGTTTATACGAAGGACGGTAAACGAATCGGCAAACGTACTAAAATCAATAAATCGATTCGGAACTTATCGCTGAAATTTAGCCAAATCGACCAATTGAAGGTCGTGTTATATAAGAGGGGCAAAGTGATTGGCGTTCTCCCTTTAGACGGCAAAGGCAGTACGGGGCAGCTTGTCGACCCAAGTGCGAGCAGCTCGAATGCGAGCGGAGCGGCAGGCGGGGCTACTGGTGACGCAGGGGGCGCGGGAAGTGTAGGAGATCCAGGTGGCAGCGGAGCTGGAAATGCTGAAAGTGCCACAAGTAAAGAAGGCTCTGCCGATGGTTCAGTTGATGGCGGCTCCCAGGACAGTAGCTCCACGGAGGACGGCAGTTCCACAGAAGAGGGCAGCTCCGACGGAGCCTTAAATGTAGCCGACTTAGAAGCAGAAGCGGAATCTACTTCCGATAAGGAAGAAGGCATGGGAACGGTCTTAATCGGTTCCTATCAAATCAACTTAGATGCGCTAACACCAGAGGCTTTCAATGCGGCTTCGGCAACGATAGCGGAATCGGGTCAAGGGATGCTGTTCAAATCCGATGCACCAGACGCATCTTGGATCGGTTTGGATAATGCGATGGATCCTAGTGCACTAACGGATCCTGCAAGTTCGGCGAAGCTCTCCAAAGAACAGGCAGCCGCACTCAAAGTTACCGTGGCGATCATGGAGCCTGGTAAGATTGCTTCAACAGAAACGCCTGCTCAATTGCAGAAGAAAATCGACACGCTCAAGACAGATATCACAAAACTTGAAGCGGACAAAGAAGCGGCCGTTGCCGCTATGAAGCTGAATGACATTGCCGACCTTGCGGTTCAAATCAAGGATGCACAGGCCCAGCTTGGCATGCTGGAAGCGCTGCTCAAGGGAGACAGCCAAGCAGCGCTCAAGCAGATGGCGCTGGTGAACAACCCCGACGCGCTGATCGCCGCGCTCGCCGAAGAGGCATCGCCAGCTGAGCCCGGCGATGGCACGGGTGAAGGCGGCGACGGGAATCCCGCCGCCACGAACATGGCCAGCGAGGACCAGCTGGCCGAACAAGCCGAGCTCCAGCAAGCGAAGCTGGAGCAAGCCCTCGCCGCCGGCGAGCCGGAAGCCGCTGCAGCCGCGCTGCAGCAGCTTCTCGCGACGCAGGCGCAGCTCGCGGATGCGCAAACGGGCGCATCCGAAGGGCAGGCTTCGCTGAACGCAGCGAAGCAGAAGCTCCAGGCTGCGCTGAGCGCAGCGCAGGCGCAGAAGGACACGGAGCGGGTGGCGACGCTGACCCGCTCGCTCGAGGCCGTCGCCGCCGCGAAGCTGGCGATGGCGAAGGACGCGCTGTTCGCGAAGCTGGAAGCCGCCCAACTGCTGCTGGCGGAGCTGCCGCCAGATTCGGTCGTTGGGGCGCAGCTTGAACAGCAAGTGACGAATCTGCTGAGTGAACTTCAGCAGCAGGAGAAGGCCAAGTACGCGCCAGAGGAGCTGCAAGCACTGGCGAGCATCGCGGAATCACTTGCGAATGTGACCTCAATTCCAGGACCTTCGACAAACTCAAGCGGCTCCAACGCTGCCTCTGAATCTAGCACGGCTAGCAGCGGGACCGAAGTCCCAGTAACGATTCAACCTCTTTCGGCAGAAAACGTGCTTTCTTCTACCATGTCTATTAAATTTGACGCGCCGCCTGTTATAATAAATGGAGGAGCCTATCTACCGATTCGATCCGTTTCTGAGTCTTTCGGAGCGGCGGTAGATTGGGATCAAGAGAGTCTCACGGTCACAGTGAGTACGGAATATACAACGATTACAAGCACGATCAACCAAACTACCGCTTATGTGGACGGCCTGCCTACACCGATCGATGGACCCTCACTTCTATTAGAAGGCAGGACGTATGTGCCGTTAAGATTCATTTCCGAATCTTTGGGCTTCGGCGTCGAATGGAACGCTGCTTTGCAAATGATTCAAATTGATAAATGA